tgtgtgtgtgtgtgtgtgtgtgtgtgtgtgtgtgtgtgtgtgtgtgtgtgtgtgtgtgtgtgtgtgtgttgtgtgtgtgtgtgtgtgtgtgtgtgtgtgtgtgtgtgtgtgtgtgtgtgtgtgtgtgtgtgtgtgtgtcgtacatATGCTGTTAAATGATGTAAACTATCATCATCTTAACACTAAAAACTTGGCAGATTTGTAACTTTATCGCAGTGCTGAGGCGAATGCTGAGCCGGGGCTTTGAGCTGCCCTCCTCATGCAGCGCGGCTTACCTTTCTCATATATGTTTGTAactacaccacccaccacctccaTTCCGGTTCCAGCCGTCATTTCACATGGCTTTGCACGTGTATTTTTCTGCTTAGGTTCAGCAGTATCTGTtaaacgtgcgtgtgtgtgtgtgtgtgtgtgtgtgagagagagagagagagagagaatacaggagTCTTACAAGGAGTGTCACATCCCCACACTCCTACACTCCTGCATCCCTCCCCCTACCCTGACGCCTCCTCAAGTGTAGTCTCAGCCGCTTCCGTTTCCTTTGTAGCCGCAGCAGTCCGGCAGCTGGGTGGCGCCTCGGACCGTTGTCCTGTCTAAAAGCGTCCGTCTGTGGGGAGTGCTTCACACCCCCTCTGTTATCTTTGTTCAAACTCGTGtaagaaagggtctatggggggCTGGTAACACAACTAGAGCAAGCACgttcattatttatcattatgaGTGTACGTAGCGCATCATCAATTGTCTTATAATTTATTACTTATGAATTATTTGGAACCTTGGAATAGGACGAGAACGGGGACATGGacgagtgttgttgttgttgctgtggtgtggtgatggtggtggtaatgacagATATGATAGAAGCATTACACATGACAGACTCACTCACGTCCCTTGATGAAAAGTTGTTATTAAGGTCATACTTacaaggtgaagagagagagagagagagagagagagagagagagagagagagagagtatccttTGTTCTCTCCACACCTAGCTAGagtctttctcccttccacttCTCGCTcctttaaagaaaataataaactctAAACCTGCCACGTTGAGCCAGTGGAGGCGTGAGGTGAAGTGTAAACAAACCGACGGTAAAGGTTACTCCAGCATGGACGcgtgatgaacacacacacacacacacttgtcagcCATGTTACGAGTgctttccaccattttgttttTTGGTGATCTATttcgaccagagagagagagagagagagaatacacatcATTGCTCAGTTATGCTTACCTCATACTTGGAGACGCATCCTTCAGTCTAACCTGGCATCAGAGAGTCGCCCAGCACACCTTTCAGTATTGAAGTAACGTAACACTACAAGATGCTCATTAAAGGTGAAGATTGTGAAGGATACCCACGCCATTCAACAGCACGCTCGACCACATGAAGCAAGACTGAACAAGACTGGTTCACTTTACCATTCACAATCTTTCGTTTCGTTAGTCTCGAGgtggtattttgaaacgctttgctctctcgccatcaTAATTtccaaaagccacagagattatcAGCCGGTTTTTAATTACGTTTCTTTTGTTAGTATTGTAGAactcttgtctattttttgctTGGACAATAAAAAGACGTTGCAAAGTTGAAATAAATCTTTTataatctatttattatttaccacAATGCTTTTCCTTCGCCTAACTGTGTTCACTAGtaagcaataatgatgatgtcaATGAAAACCACTGATATTCGTTTGCCTAAACCATTTAAACAATATGAAGCAAGGTAAAGCATAGAgaagtagaatgaaaaagaaacattagtCTTGCATAATCTTTAGCAATATGTCCTCCGTGTACTGTTGACGTCTGCTTCGTGTGATGAAGATAATGTAAAGTTtgttacacacactctctctctctctctctctctctctctctctctctctctctctctctctctctcattcaaataACGTTTCTTGAATATTTGTTCCTAATCATCCATCATATCTGGTAATATAaagcctgttttcttttttttttttttttttttttttcaacggcCATAGTTGCTCTTGTGTACTgggtccttctttccttgtttctcctcctttctttatttatttgttttacctCACTAATTTTCCTTCAGCAGCACCGACATCTTGAGTTACATTAACATTATGTGAGGGAAAACGGGAGGCCACGATCTCTCGCCCTCAAAATATATGATGTTAAGCCAGGAATAATTGGACTAGACCttttggaaaggaaaacaatacaaaatagaaTGAGTGTATTAACACCAAAGAGACAATATGATAAACAACCGAACCACTGCTGTCGTGTGCGAAGAGACGGCGTGCTGTTTTcaagtttgtttcttttcttagtaATGTAGACATATTGTTAATCTGAGGCTACAATTGTATAAATACTTAAAAACCAGTTGAAACATTTGGAAAGATAGCGGAAGTGCAGCGCAGAAATATTTCAGAGTAATTATTTGCCTAATGGGGATGAGAAATTTTTGTCCTGAGGTGACGAGGCATGATGGCAGTGAGTGTTCGCGAATGTCGAGGATATAGAGAACAACAGATAAATATTGTGACTTCTTTTATGGCGTAAATTTCCACAATTTTAGAATTTTAGCAGCACAACTAGCGTGCGTACGTGAAAAGGTGCAAGACTGAACACCTTCGATATTGCTGACAAGtattcaaggagagagagagagagagagagagagagagagagagattcatgcaTGCACGTCCAAAGATTTGTCTGTTCAGACATACAATTTCACTGCATTATTGAATTTCTTGTGTTCATCATGTTTGATAATTACAAGCGTTCCCTTCTGTTCTCTTACTACCGTTATTTTTAACTAATATATAATAACCCCACCGGAAGGGTGGGGGGGACGGCTTAGTGTGACCAAAGAGTACTGGTATTCACTATTCAGCCAGGCACAGAAAAGCTTTGGCTTCTCATCAGGATTAATTTCAAAATTCATAGATTTCATTTGTTAGGTACTTATgggtgttattatttattttttttttttcattaacggTGCAGAATTTTGgttaaactaccactggaattACGAAAACGCTCTTGAAATTTCTTATAACTTCCATGAGAGACTGTCGGAAAGCAATCGAGATAAGATTCTGGGAATTTGGGATGCGATCCCCGGCAATGTTGCAGACTCGATGCAATGCGCCACCAAACCACCCGAGGTAACTGTGTTTCAAACGATGCTCAAGAAGTAAGTGatagtaattaaagaaaaatcacacatcgcattttttctttaatgtacgttgcgtgttttttttctttttcttttcttttcttttcttttttttcttcttttcacaggTGCTAGAGGTTCTTTTGATGCAGTCCTGTACAGCGGCAGGCACTTTCAGTACTGGATGTATGATGTTTTCTGTTGCTGATCACTTGTACTGGCTGAAAAGACTGTAAAAATATCACATCACATACTCTATTCATAGTTATATCGATTCAAAAACCAGTTTAAAAAACTATCAACTTTACTCACAATTATGATTTAGACTTAGGGCGACACTGTTCAGTGTTTAAGGAGACGTTGAGGGCCTGATCATCATGGTGGAGGTGCGCAGGTACTCCCTGTTGCGCCAGGTGTGCCAGTTGATGCCAATGCTACTGCCTTCCGCTTGCTTCCAGTGTGGGCCGTTCAGGTTGGACCACGAGCAACAGTTGTACCACCAGCCACCGCTCTTCCACAGCAGAGCACAGTTCGTGTCATCCGCTAAGTCGTTATCTCTGTCGTAGGTACTGAACTTCATGCCGTCGGCCGTGAAGCTGTCAGCCGTGTTTCTGTTCGTCAAGGCGTCCCCTGCTGTACCACGGTAGCCTGAGACGTGCAGGCGGAAATCTTGATCCTCACCTTCGACGTAGAAACGCCTGTAGTGGGCATAAGCGGAATTGCCATTATAATCTGTAATCTCAATCCGCAACTCGTACTGTCTGGTGTTAGTCCAAGCGTGTAAATTCTGCAGCCCAACCCAGTATTCTGTTTCCGGTGTGCCAAAGCCTACCCTGTAGTCGTGCCAACTACGCTGAAAGTCAACAGGTGTTGGGTGAGGCTCACGTCTCTGCACCACTGTCCAGCCGCCGCCTTCTGTCTCCATGTTGCACAGCACTCGGACCGGCCTCTTCCCCCGTGCTCCAAGTATAATGTCTGTGGCTCAAACTCATCTTTTATATTAATCAAATCAGAGCAGTCTACTGCAAACAACCTATCGTATATAGATTTTGTTTGCTCTTCGAGTGCATATATTCGATATTCCAAGGATGCGAGTGTCGTCTTGTACGCCTCGTGGACTGTTCTGTCAGTCTCTAGGCAACACTTAGTAGCGATACTTCCACAACAGCCCTCAGGAATCATttgttttttacattttttttcattcgagcCACACTCAAGATTTAGattcctttcatgtttttctgtTACGGGTACCTTGCACACATCTTCATCATTCTCTGTCGTTGTTTCTGACTCATCAATTGAATTCACCCGTCCGAACCTGCCGAAGACCCTTGGAGAGGATGAGTCCGGCGACACAGCTTCCTTGGCGCCACCGGCAATGGTTGTCGGTTTGTTTAGCGAGTCGTGTTTTGCGGGTGTGGTACTTGTCGGTATATCGTTAGTGGTTTTATCTGTCGCCACGTCGTTATCTTTGGTCTTTATGTACGTGCTCTTTGGGGGAATGAGCATTCTAGCTCCTATAATCGGCAGGAGAGTAGTTGTCGGTGTGTCGGCTGCTGTATCAGTCGGTGTCATTGGTTTGGGAGGGCTCGCTGGCTCATCGGCTGCTGTATCAGTCGGTGTCATTGGTTTGGGAGGGCTCGCTGGCTCATCGGCTGCGGTTTCTGTGGGTTGTTTGGAAGGGTTCGATGGTACGTTGGCTGCAGTGTCTGCCAGTGTTGTTGGTTTCGTTGAGTTTGTTAAGTTGTAGGCAGAGCGTGCCTGTGCCTCGTCTTCCAAGGCAGGAAGTTTTGCTGATGATATTTCATGTACCTTACTTCGCTCCGTTGCTTCATGCTGGCGAGagccttcctctttctcgtcatcagagttgttcttcatttttttgtgtttcttttcgttttctacaTCATCCTTTTTAGAgacacttttctcttcctcatcactaGATTTGTTCTTCAAgttgcttccttcttttccccccTCTGCTATATCTTTTTTCCCCATCCTAGCGTTGCTCTGCTGTgtgctgtctttctttttactctctgcTGTGCCGTCACTGAAAGtgtctctcatttcctcatcaCTCTTCGATGTGCTGTCTTTTGCTTTGCTTTCTGTTATGTCCTTATTTGAgctgctttcctctttctcgtctttaaacttgttcctcttttcctcgtcattaaaacttttctcctctccctcatcactaGACTTGTTCTGTGGAATACTGCCTTCATCGTTGCTCTTTGCTGCGTCGAACTTCGTGGCGTTTACCTGCTCCTTGCCTCTTGACATCTGCTGCGTTGTGTTGCGCTCTTCATCAATGCTCGTCACTATGGTGTTGTTATCAGTATCAAGCTGACTGACCTCAGACACTCCTTTATCCACACTGGAAACAGTGAACGGTACCACCCTGCATATACCCATCAAAATCAAGAACACTACTGGCCATGGTGCACCGGCCATATTTCTAGGTAAATATCGGGTGACGTTTTCCGATGACTTCTAAGtaaagggcaggaggaggagcacagtGCCAGCGTGACCTCATTGGCGGAATGGCGAGCGAGCACTGCACCAGCACTACCATGATGTCTACCACCTTCCAGAGGGgtgacaaactctctctctctctctctctctctctctctctctctctctctctctctctctctctctctctctctctctctctctctctctctctctctctctctctctctctctctctctctctctctctctctctctctctctctctctctctctctctctatatatatatatatatatatatatatatatatatatatatatatatatatatatatatatatatatatatatatatatatatatatatatatatatatatatatatatatatatatatatatatatatatatatatatatatatatatatatatatatatatatatatatatatatatatatatatatatatatatatatatatatatatatatatatatatatatatatatatatatatatatatatatatatatatatatatatatatatatatatatatatatatatatatatatatatatatatatatatatatatatatatatatatatatatatatatatatatatatatatatatatatatatatatatatatatatatatatatatatatatatatatatatatatatatatatatatatatatatatatatatatatatatatatatatatatatatatatatatatatatatatatatatatatatatatatatat
Above is a genomic segment from Portunus trituberculatus isolate SZX2019 chromosome 40, ASM1759143v1, whole genome shotgun sequence containing:
- the LOC123516034 gene encoding LOW QUALITY PROTEIN: uncharacterized protein LOC123516034 (The sequence of the model RefSeq protein was modified relative to this genomic sequence to represent the inferred CDS: inserted 1 base in 1 codon), whose protein sequence is MAGAPWPVVFLILMGICRVVPFTVSSVDKGVSEVSQLDTDNNTIVTSIDEERNTTQQMSRGKEQVNATKFDAAKSNDEGSIPQNKSSDEGEEKSFNDEEKRNKFKDEKEESSSNKDITESKAKDSTSKSDEEMRDTFSDGTAESKKKDSTQQSNARMGKKDIAEGGKEGSNLKNKSSDEEEKSVSKKDDVENEKKHKKMKNNSDDEKEEGSRQHEATERSKVHEISSAKLPALEDEAQARSAYNLTNSTKPTTLADTAANVPSNPSKQPTETAADEPASPPKPMTPTDTAADEPASPPKPMTPTDTAADTPTTTLLPIIGARMLIPPKSTYIKTKDNDVATDKTTNDIPTSTTPAKHDSLNKPTTIAGGAKEAVSPDSSSPRVFGRFGRVNSIDESETTTENDEDVCKVPVTEKHERNLNLECGSNEKKCKKQMIPEGCCGSIATKCCLETDRTVHEAYKTTLASLEYRIYALEEQTKSIYDRLFAVDCSDLINIKDEFEPQTLYLEHXGKRPVRVLCNMETEGGGWTVVQRREPHPTPVDFQRSWHDYRVGFGTPETEYWVGLQNLHAWTNTRQYELRIEITDYNGNSAYAHYRRFYVEGEDQDFRLHVSGYRGTAGDALTNRNTADSFTADGMKFSTYDRDNDLADDTNCALLWKSGGWWYNCCSWSNLNGPHWKQAEGSSIGINWHTWRNREYLRTSTMMIRPSTSP